The bacterium genome segment TTGGAGAGGTAGTTCTGGATGGAGTTGATCTTGTGGTCGATATAGTACTTCTTGCCGGAGACATCCCGGGTAAAGCCCCGCACCCTATAGTCCATGATGGCGATGTCGGAATAGAAGCAGTTGATCAGGTAGTTCAGGGCCCGCAGCGGAGAGATCACCCCGCAGGTGGAGACGTCTATGTCGGCCCGGAAAGTGCTGATCCCGTTGTCGGGGTGGCTTTCGGGATAAGTGTGGACGGTGATGTGGCTCTTGTCCAGGTGCCCCACCACATCCTGGTGCTCCAGGTTCTCGGCGGTGCCGTTGGGAAAGTCTATGTGCTCCGGCTGGACGTGCTCTTCCGAGATCAGCATGGTGACGCTGGCCCCCTGGGGGTCGTAGTCCTGCTGGGCGATGTTCAGCACCTTGGCCCCGATGATATTGGCCACCTCGGTCAGGATCTTGGTCAGCCGGGCCGCGTTGTATTCCTCATCGATGTACTTGATGTACTCTTCCCGGTGCTTCTGGTTCTTGGCGTAGCAGATGTCGTACATGTTGAAGCTCAGGGTCTTGGTCAGGTTGTTGAACCCGTGAAGCTTCAGGCTTTTCAGGGGTTTGACGTCGGTCTTGGTGTTTTTGATGTGGGAG includes the following:
- the speD gene encoding adenosylmethionine decarboxylase; this translates as MKYKSQQISHIKNTKTDVKPLKSLKLHGFNNLTKTLSFNMYDICYAKNQKHREEYIKYIDEEYNAARLTKILTEVANIIGAKVLNIAQQDYDPQGASVTMLISEEHVQPEHIDFPNGTAENLEHQDVVGHLDKSHITVHTYPESHPDNGISTFRADIDVSTCGVISPLRALNYLINCFYSDIAIMDYRVRGFTRDVSGKKYYIDHKINSIQNYLSKELVKDYQMVDINVYQENIFHTKMVLKDFDIDEYLFGRGQKKLLAWDKFKIKKRLQKEMYEIFSGENTPRF